Proteins encoded together in one Spodoptera frugiperda isolate SF20-4 chromosome 15, AGI-APGP_CSIRO_Sfru_2.0, whole genome shotgun sequence window:
- the LOC118270128 gene encoding uncharacterized protein LOC118270128, which yields MLTRARRCYAHPPSPDSSLSSASPSPEPNHEELPVTVVASSSSDEYFSPPTSPPPARRPRRGRPPTGLGARGQQTSGRVPATGGCARRMKWSQTINENVMRAYYGATEGGTNLTAYRERMLSMFQVLEPSVNVSAQRLSDQVRVIQRNRRLDEAALDRLRSEALRNRVVPAPPQEVAQTPIASQNVIPTTPAAGVEDDRVEQVSTQCNERLRSALEDAIREYRFAPLKPKLPRLPMCGKNRALVSALDSLLKTYFESSENLYDTHSILYCGAVAACRVANVRFSNLDAAVRPKPAVPAWQCRIERRISEARVLIGKLSCFREGNTRPRVMRFVRRAFVGTETSPHEYMSRVTERIDFLKQKVYAWANRIRRYKKRVERYTQNRMFQRDQRWVYRNWERSNQDVTDGRRPDDEATNTFWRNIWSVPVSHTEDDWICDVERRCETVPEMEEVIITSSDVSSAACSVPNWKSPGPDGLHNFWLKWFTSSHSRLASQFQAALEAGPLPQFLTTGVTHLLHKSVCPAAACPPAALNQR from the exons ATGTTGACACGAGCAAGACGATGTTACGCACACCCACCATCCCCGGACTCGTCGCTCAGCTCCGCCTCGCCGTCACCGGAACCCAACCACGAAGAACTTCCGGTGACAGTAGTTGCGTCGAGCTCGAGCGACGAATATTTCTCCCCACCGACGTCGCCACCACCTGCACGTCGGCCGAGGAGAGGCCGGCCACCGACGGGCTTGGGAGCCAGGGGTCAACAGACCTCGGGACGGGTCCCCGCTACCGGTGGTTGTGCGCGGCGCATGAAATGGTCTCAAACAATAAATGAGAACGTCATGCGCGCGTACTACGGTGCTACGGAGGGAGGAACCAACCTCACTGCGTACCGTGAAAGGATGCTGTCGATGTTTCAGGTACTCGAGCCATCCGTCAACGTCTCGGCTCAACGACTCTCGGATCAGGTGCGGGTCATCCAACGCAATCGTAGATTGGACGAGGCTGCACTTGATCGGCTGCGCTCAGAAGCACTGCGCAACCGTGTCGTCCCCGCCCCACCACAAGAGGTGGCACAAACACCTATAGCGTCACAAAATGTGATACCGACCACTCCTGCCGCTGGAGTGGAGGACGACAGGGTTGAACAAGTAAGTACTCAGTGCAATGAACGACTGAGGAGTGCTTTGGAGGATGCGATTCGTGAGTATAGATTTGctcctttaaaaccaaaactgccACGTTTGCCCATGTGTGGAAAAAATAGAGCGCTGGTAAGCGCTCTGGATTcgctacttaaaacatattttgaaagtagcGAAAACCTCTATGATACACACTCGATCCTGTACTGTGGGGCGGTAGCAGCTTGTCGAGTGGCTAACGTCAGATTCTCGAATCTTGACGCAGCAGTCCGACCAAAACCAGCAGTACCAGCCTGGCAGTGCAGGATTGAGCGTCGTATCAGTGAGGCCAGGGTGCTTATCGGCAAACTATCCTGCTTCAGGGAGGGCAATACTCGTCCTAGAGTGATGCGCTTTGTAAGACGTGCATTTGTAGGGACTGAAACCAGTCCTCATGAATACATGTCGCGTGTTACAGAGCGCATCGACTTCCTGAAGCAGAAAGTCTACGCATGGGCAAATCGTATCAGGCGGTACAAAAAACGAGTTGAGCGATATACTCAGAATCGCATGTTCCAAAGAGATCAGAGGTGGGTATATAGAAATTGGGAACGATCTAACCAAGATGTGACTGATGGGCGGCGACCGGATGATGAAGCCACTAACACATTTTGGCGCAACATCTGGTCGGTGCCTGTTAGCCACACAGAGGATGACTGGATCTGTGATGTTGAGCGAAGGTGTGAAACTGTGCCAGAGATGGAGGAGGTGATAATCACCTCCTCTGATGTGAGCAGTGCAGCCTGTTCGGTCCCAAATTGGAAATCACCGGGGCCAGACGGGCTGCACAACTTCTGGCTCAAATGGTTCACCAGTTCACACTCTCGCTTAGCATCGCAATTCCAGGCAGCTTTAGAAGCTGGACCGTTGCCCCAATTTCTAACAACAGGCGTTACCCATCTGCTCCATAAATCAG TGTGCCCGGCTGCCGCCTGCCCACCCGCCGCGCTAAACCAGCGCTGA